The Sesamum indicum cultivar Zhongzhi No. 13 linkage group LG1, S_indicum_v1.0, whole genome shotgun sequence genome includes a window with the following:
- the LOC105168514 gene encoding E3 ubiquitin-protein ligase RDUF2-like, whose translation MASSPSTAVPRLFYHPAYWCHSCDMSIGLPPSPTPNALLCPHCHRDSLEQMEMEDSITLPSASPRNPFSQDPASGATFTPSDDNFLLNSPYLHRLIHHLTTTTAAANPRSNPAPKSSIEALQEVTITLESDPTMLCPVCKDPFVVNSVVKMMPCKHSYHSDCIVPWLEINNSCPVCRFKLPAAEEETEENGEEGYVGSVRLEELVDDEVDLYGFRNTLRHIARRHRWNEEGHIGSGSEGNLLSPTQIGEVERGDGVLERENSVETVSSLPRWPVEERRGGSGGNDGTDAFARS comes from the coding sequence ATGGCATCCTCCCCATCCACCGCCGTGCCCCGTCTCTTCTACCACCCTGCCTACTGGTGCCACTCCTGCGACATGAGCATCGGTCTTCCTCCATCCCCCACTCCCAACGCCCTCCTCTGCCCCCACTGCCACCGTGACTCCCTCGAACAGATGGAGATGGAGGATTCTATAACCCTGCCTTCTGCTTCCCCCAGAAACCCTTTCTCCCAGGACCCCGCCTCCGGCGCCACTTTCACCCCCTCCGACGACAACTTCCTCCTAAACAGCCCCTACCTCCACCGTCTCATCCACCAcctcaccaccaccaccgccgcTGCCAATCCCCGATCCAACCCCGCCCCCAAGTCTTCCATAGAGGCGCTGCAAGAAGTCACTATTACCCTCGAGAGTGACCCCACTATGCTCTGCCCAGTATGTAAGGACCCTTTTGTTGTCAACTCCGTCGTGAAGATGATGCCATGTAAACACAGTTACCATTCAGATTGCATAGTTCCGTGGCTCGAGATAAATAATTCTTGCCCAGTTTGCCGGTTTAAGCTGCCCGCCGCGGAGGAGGAAACGGAGGAGAATGGGGAGGAGGGGTATGTGGGATCTGTGAGGCTTGAGGAATTGGTGGATGATGAGGTAGATTTGTATGGCTTTAGGAACACGCTAAGGCATATTGCGAGGAGGCATCGCTGGAATGAGGAGGGGCATATTGGGAGTGGGAGCGAGGGGAATTTGTTGTCCCCTACGCAAATTGGGGAGGTGGAGAGAGGGGATGGGGTTTTAGAGAGGGAAAACAGTGTGGAGACTGTGTCGAGTTTGCCAAGGTGGCCGGTGGAGGAGAGAAGGGGTGGCAGCGGAGGAAATGATGGTACTGATGCATTTGCTAGGAGTTAA
- the LOC105169998 gene encoding uncharacterized protein LOC105169998, which translates to MEMDDQSLGGTVWKVCLFILVQALVYLILSQSSTVFSTTPRSHSFKPARSLSIRRWAAALADIPAGGDSSPS; encoded by the coding sequence ATGGAGATGGATGATCAGAGCTTAGGAGGAACGGTGTGGAAGGTGTGTTTGTTCATTCTCGTCCAAGCCCTCGTTTATCTCATCCTCTCTCAGTCCTCCACCGTCTTCTCCACCACTCCCCGATCTCACAGCTTCAAGCCTGCTCGCTCCCTCAGCATCCGCCGCTGGGCCGCCGCTCTCGCAGATATCCCCGCCGGCGGCGACTCTTCGCCCTCT
- the LOC105170006 gene encoding VQ motif-containing protein 17-like, producing the protein MKPQSFHTTSAPPKLAVHNDSRIISKQKPKIRIIHIVAPEIIKTDVENFRELVQRLTGKPVERKDSTDNRNSSSSHCLPSKPCGSKARKNIEPEGVPVLQDTQRIKKEIEDICDGENPNAFLSFWGDVDGFFLDMNEFPLLSFRPSQFNTFGEMPLC; encoded by the coding sequence ATGAAGCCTCAGTCGTTCCACACAACCTCAGCTCCACCTAAGTTGGCGGTGCATAATGACTCTCGTATAATTTCCAAACAGAAGCCAAAGATACGTATAATTCACATAGTTGCACCAGAAATCATAAAGACGGACGTTGAGAATTTCAGAGAGCTTGTCCAAAGACTTACAGGTAAACCAGTTGAAAGGAAGGATAGCACAGACAACAGGAATAGTTCTTCATCCCATTGCCTGCCGTCAAAGCCTTGTGGTAGCAAAGCAAGGAAGAACATTGAACCAGAGGGTGTTCCTGTATTGCAAGATACACAAAGAATCAAGAAGGAGATTGAAGACATATGCGACGGAGAGAATCCAAATGCCTTCTTGAGTTTCTGGGGAGATGTAGATGGATTCTTTCTTGATATGAATGAATTTCCTCTACTTTCTTTCAGGCCTTCTCAATTCAATACATTTGGCGAGATGCCTCTCTGCTAG
- the LOC105168520 gene encoding GTP 3',8-cyclase, mitochondrial isoform X1 has translation MRPCISKIMKRHPGLRNFSSANGTSMSGILQRGSNSPDLRSSHMGRTMSKMYATSCEKFSADAPKDNPVSDMLADTFGRLHTYLRISLTERCNLRCQYCMPAEGVELTPSPRLLSQNEIVRLANLFVSSGVTKIRLTGGEPTIRKDIEEICLQLSNLSGLKTLAMTTNGITLANKLPRLKECGLSLLNISLDTLVPAKFEFMTRRKGHERVMKSIDAAVELGYNPVKVNCVVMRGFNDDEICDFVELTREKPVNVRFIEFMPFDGNVWNVKKLVPYSEMLDIVVKRFTGLQRIQDHPTETAKNFRIEGHQGTVSFITSMTEHFCAGCNRLRLLADGNFKVCLFGPSEVSLRDPLRRGADDNELTHIIGAAIKRKKAAHAGMFDIAKTPNRPMIHIGG, from the exons ATGCGGCCCTGCATATCCAAGATTATGAAAAGGCATCCGGGTCTGAGGAATTTCAGCTCC GCCAATGGTACAAGCATGTCTGGCATTCTACAGAGAGGCAGTAATAGTCCAGATTTAAGAAGTAGCCATATGGGCAGAACCATGTCAAAGATGTATGCTACTTCATGTGAAAAATTTTCGGCAGATGCGCCTAAAGATAATCCTGTTTCAGATATGTTAGCTGATACATTTGGGAGGCTACATACTTATCTGAGGATCTCATTAACAGAACGTTGTAACTTGAGATGCCAGTACTGCATGCCTGCTGAAGGTGTAGAGCTCACTCCTAGTCCTCGACTTCTCTCACAGAATGAGATTGTTCGTCTAGCAAATCTTTTTGTCAGCTCTGGGGTTACAAAGATTCGTTTGACTGGAGGGGAGCCAACAATCAGAAAGGATATAGAAGAAATTTGCTTGCAGCTGTCAAATTTAAGTGGGTTGAAGACACTTGCTATGACTACTAATGGAATTACCCTGGCGAATAAACTTCCAAGGTTAAAAGAATGTGGGCTTAGTTTGCTAAACATAAGTTTAGACACGTTGGTTCCAGCAAAGTTTGAATTTATGACTAGGAGGAAGGGACATGAAAGAGTGATGAAATCCATTGATGCTGCTGTAGAGTTGGGATATAATCCTGTCAAA GTAAATTGTGTTGTAATGCGTGGCTTCAATGATGATGAAATATGTGATTTTGTTGAGCTGACACGTGAGAAGCCAGTCAATGTACGGTTTATTGAGTTCATGCCTTTTGATGGGAATGTGTGGAATGTGAAGAAACTTGTACCTTACTCTGAAATGTTGGATATTGTG GTTAAACGATTTACAGGACTTCAAAGGATTCAGGATCACCCCACAGAGACAGCAAAGAATTTCAGGATAGAGGGACATCAGGGTACAGTTTCTTTCATCACATCAATGACAGAGCATTTTTGTGCTGGTTGTAATAGACTGAGACTTCTAGCTGATGGGAACTTTAAAGTTTGCCTATTTGGTCCCTCAGAG GTTAGTTTGAGGGATCCTCTGCGTCGTGGCGCTGATGATAATGAACTTACGCATATAATTGGAGCAGCG ATCAAAAGGAAGAAAGCAGCCCATGCTGGAATGTTTGACATTGCAAAGACTCCTAACAGACCAATGATACATATTGGTGGCTAG
- the LOC105168520 gene encoding GTP 3',8-cyclase, mitochondrial isoform X2, with protein sequence MRPCISKIMKRHPGLRNFSSANGTSMSGILQRGSNSPDLRSSHMGRTMSKMYATSCEKFSADAPKDNPVSDMLADTFGRLHTYLRISLTERCNLRCQYCMPAEGVELTPSPRLLSQNEIVRLANLFVSSGVTKIRLTGGEPTIRKDIEEICLQLSNLSGLKTLAMTTNGITLANKLPRLKECGLSLLNISLDTLVPAKFEFMTRRKGHERVMKSIDAAVELGYNPVKVNCVVMRGFNDDEICDFVELTREKPVNVRFIEFMPFDGNVWNVKKLVPYSEMLDIVVRTSKDSGSPHRDSKEFQDRGTSGYSFFHHINDRAFLCWL encoded by the exons ATGCGGCCCTGCATATCCAAGATTATGAAAAGGCATCCGGGTCTGAGGAATTTCAGCTCC GCCAATGGTACAAGCATGTCTGGCATTCTACAGAGAGGCAGTAATAGTCCAGATTTAAGAAGTAGCCATATGGGCAGAACCATGTCAAAGATGTATGCTACTTCATGTGAAAAATTTTCGGCAGATGCGCCTAAAGATAATCCTGTTTCAGATATGTTAGCTGATACATTTGGGAGGCTACATACTTATCTGAGGATCTCATTAACAGAACGTTGTAACTTGAGATGCCAGTACTGCATGCCTGCTGAAGGTGTAGAGCTCACTCCTAGTCCTCGACTTCTCTCACAGAATGAGATTGTTCGTCTAGCAAATCTTTTTGTCAGCTCTGGGGTTACAAAGATTCGTTTGACTGGAGGGGAGCCAACAATCAGAAAGGATATAGAAGAAATTTGCTTGCAGCTGTCAAATTTAAGTGGGTTGAAGACACTTGCTATGACTACTAATGGAATTACCCTGGCGAATAAACTTCCAAGGTTAAAAGAATGTGGGCTTAGTTTGCTAAACATAAGTTTAGACACGTTGGTTCCAGCAAAGTTTGAATTTATGACTAGGAGGAAGGGACATGAAAGAGTGATGAAATCCATTGATGCTGCTGTAGAGTTGGGATATAATCCTGTCAAA GTAAATTGTGTTGTAATGCGTGGCTTCAATGATGATGAAATATGTGATTTTGTTGAGCTGACACGTGAGAAGCCAGTCAATGTACGGTTTATTGAGTTCATGCCTTTTGATGGGAATGTGTGGAATGTGAAGAAACTTGTACCTTACTCTGAAATGTTGGATATTGTGGTAAG GACTTCAAAGGATTCAGGATCACCCCACAGAGACAGCAAAGAATTTCAGGATAGAGGGACATCAGGGTACAGTTTCTTTCATCACATCAATGACAGAGCATTTTTGTGCTGGTTGTAA
- the LOC105168530 gene encoding citrate synthase, mitochondrial translates to MVFYRSVSLLSKLRSRGVQQPGLRNSVRWLQVQTSSDTDLHSQLKELIPEQQERLKKLKSEHGKVQLGNITIDMVLGGMRGMTGLLWETSLLDPEEGIRFRGLSIPECQKLLPAAKPGGEPLPEGLLWLLLTGKVPTKDQVDSLSKELRNRATVPDHVYKTIDALPITAHPMTQFATGVMALQVQSEFQKAYEKGIHKSKYWEPTYEDSLSLIAQVPVVASYVYRRIYKNGQVIPMHDSLDYGGNFAHMLGFDNPAMQELMRLYVTIHSDHEGGNVSAHTGHLVASALSDPYLSFAAALNGLAGPLHGLANQEVLLWIKSVVEECGENVSKEHLKEYVWKTLNSGKVVPGFGHGVLRKTDPRYSCQREFALKHLPDDPLFKLVSNLYEVVPPILLELGKVKNPWPNVDAHSGVLLNHYGLTEARYYTVLFGVSRAIGICSQLIWDRALGLPLERPKSVTMEWLENYCKKVA, encoded by the exons ATGGTATTCTATAGGAGCGTCTCTCTGTTATCCAAGCTGCGTTCGCGTGGG GTTCAACAGCCAGGTCTCCGCAACTCTGTCCGCTGGCTCCAAGTCCAGACATCCTCCGATACT GACCTCCATTCTCAGCTGAAGGAATTGATTCCGGAACAACAG GAGCGCCTAAAGAAGCTTAAGTCAGAACATGGGAAAGTTCAACTGGGGAACATCACCATTGACATG GTTCTTGGTGGAATGAGAGGAATGACAGGATTATTGTGGGAAACCTCATTGCTTGATCCAGAAGAG GGAATTCGCTTCCGGGGTTTGTCTATACCTGAATGTCAGAAGTTGTTACCTGCAGCAAAGCCTGGAGGAGAACCGTTGCCTGAAGGTCTTCTCTGGCTTCTTTTGACAGGAAAG GTGCCAACAAAAGACCAAGTGGATTCATTATCGAAGGAACTGAGAAACCGTGCCACTGTCCCAG ATCATGTATATAAAACAATTGATGCCTTACCTATTACTGCTCACCCAATGACTCAGTTTGCAACTGGTGTCATGGCTCTTCAG GTCCAAAGTGAATTCCAGAAGGCATATGAGAAGGGAATCCACAAATCTAA GTATTGGGAACCAACATATGAGGACTCTCTTAGTTTAATTGCGCAAGTTCCAGTTGTTGCTTCTTATGTCTACCGCAG GATATACAAGAATGGGCAAGTTATACCAATGCATGACTCCCTAGATTATGGAGGAAATTTTGCACACATGCTAGGCTTTGATAATCCTGCCATGCAAGAGCTGATGAGACTTTATGTCACCATACATAg TGATCATGAAGGTGGAAATGTTAGTGCCCATACTGGTCATCTG GTTGCTAGTGCCCTTTCTGATCCTTATCTCTCATTTGCGGCTGCATTGAATGGTTTAGCTGGTCCACTTCATGGCTTGGCTAATCAG GAAGTTTTGCTATGGATTAAATCGGTGGTAGAAGAGTGTGGAGAGAATGTCAGCAAAGAACATTTGAAAGAGTACGTCTGGAAAACATTGAACAGTGGCAAG GTAGTTCCTGGATTTGGACATGGAGTTCTGCGCAAGACAGATCCAAGATACTCATGCCAGAGAGAATTTGCACTGAAGCACTTGCCAGATGATCCATTATTTAAACTG GTATCCAACCTTTATGAAGTAGTGCCACCAATACTGTTGGAACTTGGCAAG GTGAAAAACCCCTGGCCTAATGTAGATGCCCACAGTGGAGTATTGCTCAATCATTATGGTCTAACGGAAGCAAG aTACTACACTGTTCTCTTTGGTGTATCAAGAGCTATTGGCATTTGCTCTCAG CTTATCTGGGACCGAGCTCTTGGTTTGCCACTTGAGAGGCCAAAGAGTGTCACTATGGAATGGCTCGAAAATTACTGCAAGAAAGTAGCTTAA